One genomic window of Phalacrocorax aristotelis chromosome 21, bGulAri2.1, whole genome shotgun sequence includes the following:
- the SHISA4 gene encoding protein shisa-4: MGPGGTGWPLAGTVLVAVAASLVAGGEDCLWYVDRNGSWHPGFDCDFFTFCCGTCHQRYCCRDPLRLLTERQQRHCLAFSPKTIAGIASAVVLFIAIVTTIVCCFMCSCCYLYQRRQHLRTPLQGPEIPLSSYPPAPPAAPFPMDPKAGPLPPQPGFAPMAMYPPAGPAPQYPLYPSGPQVYNPTAPPPYVPAQPSYPGA; this comes from the exons ATGGGGCCCGGCGGCACCGGCTGGCCCCTGGCCGGCACCGTGCTGGTGGCCGTGGCCGCCTCGCTGG TGGCAGGGGGCGAGGACTGCCTGTGGTACGTGGACAGGAACGGCTCCTGGCACCCCGGCTTCGACTGCGACTTCTTCACCTTCTGCTGCGGCACGTGCCACCAGCGGTACTGCTGCCGCGACCCCCTGCGCCTGCTCACCGAGCGCCAGCAGCGCCACTGCCTCGCCTTCAG CCCCAAGACCATCGCGGGCATTGCCTCGGCCGTGGTGCTCTTCATCGCCATCGTCACCACCATCGTCTGCTGCTTCATGTGCTCCTGCTGCTACTTGTACCAGCGCCGGCAGCACCTCCGCACCCCCCTGCAAG GCCCGGAGATTCCGCTGTCCAGCtaccccccagcaccccccgcagcccccttCCCCATGGACCCCAAAGCCGGACCCTtgcccccccagcctggctTCGCCCCCATGGCCATGTACCCGCCGGCTGgccccgctccccagtaccCACTGTACCCATCCGGCCCCCAAGTCTACAACCCCACAG CGCCTCCGCCCTacgtcccggcacagcccagCTACCCTGGAGCCTGA